The Streptomyces pactum genome contains a region encoding:
- a CDS encoding pectate lyase: MTATTRPRARRRAATGALAALGLSVGMLMTSGTSAAHAATWPTPNGSEGVSSTIPVSGTKDYGMKRLYGTGDLGSGGQDEDQGPILELAPGAVLKNVIIGAPAADGIHCKGGCTLQNVWWEDVGEDAATFRGSSSSNVYTVSGGGAKEASDKVFQFNGAGTLNVSGFAVKNFGTFIRSCGNCSTQYKRTINLNTIEVNWKGSRIAGINTNYGDSATLRNITIVGDGDKKIVPCQKYIGNDDGDEPDSNGSGPDGTHCKYASSDITYR; the protein is encoded by the coding sequence ATGACCGCTACGACACGCCCCCGCGCGCGGCGGCGCGCCGCGACCGGCGCACTGGCCGCACTCGGGCTATCGGTTGGCATGCTCATGACCTCCGGAACCTCCGCGGCACACGCCGCCACCTGGCCGACCCCCAACGGCAGCGAAGGGGTCTCCTCGACCATCCCGGTCTCCGGTACCAAGGACTACGGGATGAAGCGTCTCTACGGCACCGGCGACCTCGGCTCCGGCGGCCAGGACGAGGACCAGGGCCCGATCCTGGAACTGGCCCCGGGCGCCGTCCTCAAGAACGTGATCATCGGCGCCCCCGCCGCGGACGGCATCCACTGCAAAGGCGGCTGCACCCTGCAGAACGTCTGGTGGGAGGACGTCGGCGAGGACGCGGCGACCTTCCGGGGCTCCTCGTCGTCGAACGTCTACACCGTCTCCGGCGGCGGCGCCAAGGAAGCCAGTGACAAGGTGTTCCAGTTCAACGGAGCCGGAACCCTGAACGTCTCCGGCTTCGCGGTCAAGAACTTCGGCACCTTCATCCGCTCCTGCGGCAACTGCTCGACGCAGTACAAGCGGACGATCAACCTCAACACCATCGAGGTGAACTGGAAGGGCAGCCGGATCGCCGGCATCAACACCAACTACGGCGACAGCGCGACGCTGCGCAACATCACGATCGTCGGGGACGGCGACAAGAAGATCGTCCCGTGCCAGAAGTACATCGGCAACGACGACGGCGACGAGCCGGACTCCAACGGCTCCGGCCCCGACGGCACGCACTGCAAGTACGCGTCGTCCGACATCACCTACAGGTGA
- a CDS encoding HAD family hydrolase, with product MAAVLFDFSGTLFRVESADAWLRAALAGAGLALPGPELAETARALEAAGALPGGANPLRVPEELAEVWETRDQSPELHRAAYTGLSRQVPLPGPGLHDALYDRHMAPVAWRPYPDAAEVLGALRGHGIAVGVVSNIGWDLRPVFRAHGLDRYVDTYVLSYEHGIRKPDPRLFATACAALGAEPGRTLMVGDDRRADGGAAALGCAVHFVDHLPVTERPAGLRPVLDLVR from the coding sequence ATGGCCGCCGTCCTGTTCGACTTCTCCGGGACCCTCTTCCGCGTCGAATCCGCCGACGCCTGGCTGCGCGCGGCGCTCGCCGGTGCCGGACTGGCCCTCCCCGGCCCGGAGCTGGCCGAGACGGCCCGGGCGCTGGAGGCGGCGGGGGCGCTGCCGGGCGGCGCGAATCCGCTGCGGGTGCCCGAGGAACTCGCCGAGGTGTGGGAGACCCGCGACCAGAGCCCCGAGCTGCACCGGGCCGCGTACACCGGGCTCTCCCGGCAGGTGCCGCTGCCCGGCCCGGGGCTGCACGACGCGCTGTACGACCGGCACATGGCACCGGTCGCGTGGCGCCCGTACCCCGACGCCGCCGAGGTGCTGGGCGCGCTGCGCGGGCACGGGATCGCCGTGGGCGTGGTCAGCAACATCGGCTGGGACCTGCGCCCGGTCTTCCGCGCGCACGGCCTCGACCGGTATGTGGACACCTACGTCCTGTCGTACGAGCACGGCATCCGCAAACCCGACCCGCGGCTGTTCGCGACCGCCTGCGCGGCGCTCGGCGCCGAACCGGGCAGGACGCTGATGGTCGGTGACGACCGGCGGGCGGACGGCGGTGCGGCGGCCCTCGGGTGCGCGGTGCACTTCGTGGACCATCTCCCGGTGACCGAGCGGCCGGCCGGACTGCGGCCGGTGCTGGATCTGGTGCGCTGA
- a CDS encoding phosphatase PAP2 family protein encodes MQTPPVDSPPRPPQPRTALRVTWALALCSALLLSLVAVEWRPLTGLDDDIAGTTHRWAVDEPGITHAMRILTDWVWDTWTMRLLCAAVVVWLWFRRGDDRWTAVWLGVTCLLGSLSQQALKAAVDRARPVWPDPVDSAHYAAFPSGHAMTATFVCGLLVWLLHYYGAARAARLAALAVAVVSVAGVGVTRVWLGVHWATDVVGGWLLGSLVVAVAVLVHRRRHP; translated from the coding sequence ATGCAGACGCCGCCCGTCGACTCCCCGCCCCGTCCGCCGCAGCCCCGCACCGCCCTCCGCGTCACCTGGGCGCTGGCCCTGTGCTCCGCGCTGCTGCTCTCCCTGGTCGCCGTGGAGTGGCGCCCGTTGACCGGCCTGGACGACGACATCGCCGGCACGACGCACCGCTGGGCGGTCGACGAACCGGGCATCACGCACGCCATGCGGATCCTCACCGACTGGGTCTGGGACACGTGGACGATGCGGCTGCTGTGCGCGGCGGTGGTGGTGTGGCTGTGGTTCCGGCGCGGGGACGACCGCTGGACGGCCGTGTGGCTGGGGGTGACGTGTCTGCTGGGCAGCCTGTCGCAGCAGGCGCTGAAGGCGGCGGTGGACCGCGCCCGCCCGGTCTGGCCCGATCCCGTGGACTCCGCGCACTACGCGGCCTTCCCCTCCGGCCACGCCATGACCGCGACGTTCGTGTGCGGCCTGCTGGTCTGGCTCCTGCACTACTACGGCGCCGCCCGCGCCGCACGCCTGGCAGCCCTGGCCGTGGCGGTGGTCTCCGTGGCCGGAGTCGGCGTGACGCGGGTGTGGCTCGGCGTCCACTGGGCCACCGACGTCGTCGGCGGCTGGCTCCTGGGCTCCCTGGTCGTGGCCGTCGCGGTGCTGGTCCACCGGCGTCGGCACCCGTGA
- a CDS encoding NADH:flavin oxidoreductase/NADH oxidase produces the protein MSALFQPLRLRDTTIPNRVWMPPMCQYSAAPEGPLAGVPGDWHFAHYGARAVGGTGLIVVEATGVSPEGRISPQDLGLWNDTQVEAFRRITDFLRSQDTVPAIQLAHAGRKASTAQPWKGGAPVGADAHGWQPAAPSPLAFDERHPVPTELTATQIREIVRQFADAARRALAAGFEIAEIHGAHGYLIHEFLSPHSNHRTDAYGGSYENRTRFALEVVDAVREVWPDDKPLFFRVSATDWLEEGGWTPDDTVRFARDLRAHGIDLLDVSTGGNVPRVRIPTGPGYQVPFAARVKTQAPLPVAAVGLITDVEQAEKIVANGEADAVLLGRELLRNPSWAQQAARELGDPVRMPDQYGWGM, from the coding sequence ATGAGCGCCCTCTTCCAGCCCCTCCGACTGCGTGACACCACGATCCCGAACCGGGTGTGGATGCCGCCCATGTGCCAGTACTCCGCCGCACCGGAGGGCCCCCTGGCGGGCGTCCCCGGCGACTGGCACTTCGCGCACTACGGCGCACGCGCGGTGGGCGGCACCGGGCTGATCGTCGTCGAGGCCACCGGCGTGTCCCCCGAGGGCCGCATCTCCCCCCAGGACCTCGGCCTGTGGAACGACACCCAGGTGGAGGCCTTCCGCCGGATCACGGACTTCCTGCGGTCCCAGGACACGGTTCCGGCGATCCAGCTCGCCCACGCGGGCCGCAAGGCGTCGACCGCGCAGCCCTGGAAGGGCGGGGCTCCCGTGGGTGCGGACGCGCACGGCTGGCAGCCGGCGGCCCCGAGCCCGCTCGCGTTCGACGAGCGCCACCCGGTGCCGACCGAGCTGACGGCCACGCAGATCCGGGAGATCGTCCGCCAGTTCGCGGACGCCGCGCGCCGGGCCCTGGCGGCCGGTTTCGAGATAGCCGAGATCCACGGCGCGCACGGCTACCTGATCCACGAGTTCCTGTCGCCGCACTCCAACCACCGCACCGACGCCTACGGCGGCTCGTACGAGAACCGCACCCGGTTCGCCCTCGAAGTCGTCGACGCCGTGCGGGAGGTGTGGCCGGACGACAAGCCGCTGTTCTTCCGCGTCTCGGCGACCGACTGGCTGGAGGAGGGCGGCTGGACGCCCGACGACACCGTCCGCTTCGCCCGCGACCTCCGGGCACACGGCATCGACCTGCTCGACGTCTCCACCGGCGGCAACGTCCCCCGCGTCCGGATCCCGACCGGGCCCGGCTACCAGGTCCCGTTCGCCGCGCGCGTGAAGACTCAGGCCCCGCTGCCGGTCGCCGCCGTGGGCCTGATCACCGACGTCGAGCAGGCCGAGAAGATCGTGGCCAACGGCGAGGCGGACGCGGTGCTGCTGGGACGCGAACTGCTGCGCAACCCGTCGTGGGCCCAGCAGGCGGCGCGGGAACTCGGCGACCCGGTCCGGATGCCGGACCAGTACGGCTGGGGCATGTGA
- a CDS encoding LVIVD repeat-containing protein: MTLLNDPRTRRRRLGVAAAAAGLLSALLTAGPAMATPDPGDGPATSKEVSKSARAEVRDAIESGEIPGQDETVHSENIEHLTNIPKDALSGTNSDLAFQGRYAFAGNYDGFRVFDIKNPKKPRTVAQVLCPGSQNDISVSGDLLFLSTDSSRSDSSCNSTTRPATEKSSWEGMKVFDISDKRNPKYVAAVETACGSHTHTLVPERRNVYVYVSSYSPNAAYPDCQPPHDGISVIKVPRKAPERAAVVDFPVLFPGEGPDGGGNPGGPTNPGVSKTTGCHDITVLPSEDLAAGACMGDGILFSIEDPERPKVIDRIQDNVNFAFWHSATFDQDADKVVFTDELGGGGAATCNAEIGPHRGADGIYDIVGRGDHRELVFRSYYKIPRHQADTENCVAHNGSLIPVKGRDIMVQAWYQGGVSVWEFTDSERPREIAYFERGPLTTDNITTGGSWSAYYYNGYIYSNDIAKGFDVLKLNDRRTDPAKRVHLRELNAQTQPDYFD; this comes from the coding sequence GTGACCCTGTTGAACGACCCGCGAACGCGGCGCAGACGCCTGGGAGTCGCGGCCGCCGCCGCCGGACTCCTGTCCGCGCTGCTCACCGCCGGCCCGGCCATGGCGACCCCCGACCCGGGGGACGGTCCGGCCACGTCGAAGGAGGTGTCCAAGAGCGCGCGCGCCGAGGTGCGCGACGCCATCGAGAGTGGCGAGATACCCGGGCAGGACGAGACAGTCCACTCCGAGAACATCGAGCACCTGACCAACATCCCCAAGGACGCGCTGTCCGGCACCAACTCGGACCTGGCCTTCCAGGGACGGTACGCCTTCGCCGGCAACTACGACGGGTTCCGCGTCTTCGACATCAAGAACCCGAAGAAGCCGAGGACCGTCGCCCAGGTACTGTGCCCCGGCTCCCAGAACGACATCTCCGTCTCCGGCGACCTGCTGTTCCTGTCGACCGACTCCTCGCGCAGCGACAGCAGTTGCAACAGCACCACTCGGCCCGCGACCGAGAAGTCCTCCTGGGAGGGCATGAAGGTCTTCGACATCAGCGACAAGCGCAACCCGAAGTACGTCGCGGCCGTCGAGACCGCCTGCGGCTCGCACACCCATACGCTGGTGCCCGAGCGCAGGAACGTCTACGTCTACGTCTCCTCGTACTCACCGAACGCCGCCTACCCCGACTGCCAGCCGCCGCACGACGGCATCTCCGTCATCAAGGTGCCGCGCAAGGCCCCCGAGCGGGCGGCGGTCGTGGACTTCCCCGTGCTGTTCCCCGGTGAGGGGCCCGACGGCGGCGGCAACCCGGGCGGGCCCACCAACCCGGGTGTCTCCAAGACCACCGGCTGCCACGACATCACCGTCCTGCCCTCCGAGGACCTCGCGGCGGGCGCCTGCATGGGCGACGGCATCTTGTTCTCCATCGAGGACCCCGAGCGTCCGAAGGTCATCGACCGGATCCAGGACAACGTCAACTTCGCGTTCTGGCACTCGGCGACCTTCGACCAGGACGCCGACAAGGTCGTCTTCACCGACGAACTGGGCGGCGGCGGAGCCGCCACCTGCAACGCGGAGATCGGCCCGCACCGCGGCGCCGACGGCATCTACGACATCGTCGGCAGGGGCGACCACCGCGAACTGGTCTTCCGCAGCTACTACAAGATCCCGCGCCACCAGGCGGACACCGAGAACTGCGTCGCCCACAACGGCTCGCTCATCCCGGTCAAGGGCCGCGACATCATGGTCCAGGCCTGGTACCAGGGCGGCGTCTCCGTCTGGGAGTTCACCGACTCCGAGCGGCCGAGGGAGATCGCCTACTTCGAGCGGGGCCCGCTGACCACGGACAACATCACCACCGGCGGTTCCTGGTCCGCGTACTACTACAACGGCTACATCTACTCGAACGACATCGCCAAGGGCTTCGACGTCCTCAAGCTCAATGACCGGCGCACCGACCCGGCCAAGCGGGTCCACCTGCGCGAACTCAACGCGCAGACGCAGCCGGACTACTTCGACTGA
- a CDS encoding ArsR/SmtB family transcription factor, protein MTPAATAAGPRDLPHPAREEIRLEGLLHALSDPVRLRIVRDLAADSDELFSCSYFDLPVTKSTTTHHFRVLRESGVIRQTYRGTAKMNGLRRDDLDALFPGLLDALLAAAARQAARLGAG, encoded by the coding sequence GTGACCCCCGCCGCCACCGCCGCCGGCCCCCGCGACCTGCCGCACCCGGCACGCGAGGAGATCCGGCTGGAGGGATTGCTGCACGCCCTGTCCGACCCGGTGCGGCTGCGGATCGTACGGGACCTCGCCGCCGACAGCGACGAGCTCTTCTCCTGCTCCTACTTCGACCTGCCGGTCACCAAGTCCACCACCACGCACCACTTCCGGGTGCTGCGCGAGAGCGGGGTGATCCGGCAGACCTACCGGGGTACGGCCAAGATGAACGGCCTGCGCAGGGACGACCTGGACGCCCTCTTCCCGGGGCTGCTCGACGCCCTCCTGGCCGCCGCGGCCCGCCAGGCCGCCCGCCTCGGCGCCGGCTGA
- a CDS encoding IS630 family transposase (programmed frameshift), producing MRYADGGGLTAAGRRRRESVRMQAAELFEQEIKPPEVARRLRVSLKSAYQWHQLWRDGGHEALASRGPSGSRCRLSPRCLEKLAAYLDEGPAAHGWVEDQVWTAARVATLIGRKFHVSYSVSGATRLMHRLGFSPQVPARRVAERDERAVTVWKEVTWAEVKEPGRPGGGYICFEDEAGFTRKPPRGRTWGRRGHTPVVTVSGRRSGRLSVAGLIAMRPGSRTRLCHRLRAHRAGRGKRRSMGERDFIALVDGVHQLLKAPIVLVWDRLNTHVSHAMRKLIAERAWLTVFLLPAYSPDLNPVEWVWAHIKRSLANLAVVALDRLEALVRNRLKRLQYRPGTLDGFIAGTGLTLDEPASP from the exons GTGAGATATGCGGATGGGGGCGGGCTGACCGCTGCGGGACGTCGGCGCCGGGAGTCGGTGCGGATGCAGGCGGCCGAGCTGTTCGAGCAGGAGATCAAGCCGCCGGAGGTGGCACGGCGACTGCGGGTGAGCCTGAAATCGGCCTACCAGTGGCACCAGCTGTGGCGGGACGGTGGTCATGAGGCTCTGGCCTCCCGCGGCCCGAGCGGATCCCGTTGCCGGCTGTCCCCGCGCTGTCTGGAGAAACTGGCTGCGTACCTCGATGAGGGCCCGGCCGCCCACGGCTGGGTGGAGGACCAGGTGTGGACCGCGGCGAGGGTGGCCACGCTGATCGGCCGGAAGTTCCACGTCTCCTACAGCGTCTCCGGTGCCACGAGGCTGATGCACCGGCTCGGCTTCAGCCCGCAGGTCCCCGCACGGCGGGTCGCCGAGCGCGACGAGAGGGCCGTCACCGTGTGGAAGGAGGTGACCTGGGCGGAGGTAAAAGAGCCCGGGCGGCCTG GCGGGGGCTACATCTGCTTCGAGGACGAAGCAGGGTTCACGCGGAAGCCGCCCCGGGGACGAACCTGGGGCCGGCGCGGGCACACCCCGGTCGTGACCGTCAGCGGGCGACGCTCGGGGCGGCTGTCGGTGGCCGGACTGATCGCCATGCGGCCCGGCTCCCGTACCCGGCTGTGCCACCGCCTGCGCGCCCACCGGGCGGGCAGAGGCAAACGCCGCAGCATGGGCGAGCGTGACTTCATCGCGCTCGTCGACGGCGTCCACCAGCTCCTCAAGGCACCTATCGTGCTGGTCTGGGACCGCCTCAACACCCACGTCTCTCACGCCATGCGCAAGTTGATCGCCGAGCGCGCATGGCTGACAGTGTTCCTGCTGCCCGCCTACTCACCCGACCTCAACCCCGTCGAATGGGTATGGGCACACATCAAACGCAGCCTGGCCAACCTCGCCGTCGTCGCGCTCGACCGGCTCGAAGCACTCGTCCGTAACCGACTCAAGCGCCTTCAGTACCGGCCCGGCACCCTCGACGGCTTCATAGCCGGCACCGGCCTGACTCTCGACGAACCTGCCTCACCCTGA
- a CDS encoding M56 family metallopeptidase, whose protein sequence is MILPAALLLLAAVAAVLAPRLLARADWPDREPVVALWVWQCVVAAVLVCCALSMTFSAAAAWHAVGGHVFATAPGPVVEAYALGTSGLWADTTAVTLACGGLWSAAMLAREVVRARARRRRRRAELLLRAPVLPGEVPGSDPLVVLEGERPDAWWLPGASPQLVVTTAALRRLEGRRLDAVLAHEKGHAQARHDWLLHCSAALADGFPQVPVFAAFRDEMHRLVELAADDVASRRFGRLTTALALVELNEDRGVFGPCPTTQAQVPQRVHRLLTPPNRLSAARRLRLTAAAALVPVVPVLVAFVPGLRALG, encoded by the coding sequence ATGATTCTCCCCGCGGCACTGTTGCTGCTCGCCGCTGTGGCCGCCGTGCTCGCCCCCAGGCTGCTCGCCCGGGCGGACTGGCCGGACCGGGAACCGGTGGTCGCGCTGTGGGTCTGGCAGTGCGTGGTGGCGGCCGTCCTCGTGTGCTGCGCGCTGTCGATGACGTTCAGCGCGGCGGCCGCCTGGCACGCGGTGGGCGGGCACGTCTTCGCGACGGCGCCGGGCCCGGTGGTCGAGGCCTACGCGCTCGGCACCTCCGGCCTGTGGGCGGACACCACCGCCGTCACGCTGGCCTGCGGGGGGCTGTGGAGCGCCGCGATGCTGGCGCGGGAGGTCGTACGGGCCAGGGCCCGGCGTCGCCGGCGCCGGGCCGAACTCCTGCTGCGTGCACCGGTGCTGCCCGGCGAGGTGCCCGGCTCGGACCCGCTCGTCGTCCTGGAGGGTGAGCGGCCCGACGCCTGGTGGCTGCCGGGCGCTTCCCCGCAACTGGTCGTCACCACCGCCGCGTTGCGGCGCCTCGAGGGCCGGCGACTGGACGCGGTCCTGGCCCACGAGAAGGGCCACGCGCAGGCGCGGCACGACTGGCTGCTGCACTGCTCGGCCGCGCTGGCGGACGGGTTCCCGCAGGTTCCGGTGTTCGCGGCGTTCCGCGACGAGATGCACCGCCTGGTCGAACTGGCCGCCGACGACGTGGCCTCCCGCCGCTTCGGCCGGCTGACGACCGCTCTGGCACTGGTCGAACTCAACGAGGACCGGGGCGTGTTCGGCCCGTGCCCCACCACGCAGGCCCAGGTCCCGCAGCGCGTACACCGCTTGCTCACGCCGCCGAACCGGCTGTCGGCGGCCCGGCGGCTGCGGTTGACGGCGGCGGCCGCGCTGGTACCGGTGGTGCCGGTGCTGGTGGCCTTCGTGCCGGGCCTGCGGGCGCTGGGGTAG
- a CDS encoding DUF6214 family protein — protein sequence MSVRHTWVVREGDTVTSWFEVHLTFADGARVEALAVLSGQGVRVEDVRADPPLSLDDLAVLAEWLENPLFEACVAGSADDPPAAARRRARPAWPRGREGRRLAAQEYRAAREVGGDPVLAVMRATGHSRRRSLRLIGQARDEGFLAPRRARR from the coding sequence ATGTCCGTGCGGCACACCTGGGTGGTGCGTGAGGGTGACACCGTCACGTCGTGGTTCGAGGTCCACCTGACGTTCGCCGACGGCGCCCGCGTGGAGGCGCTCGCCGTGCTGTCCGGTCAGGGCGTGCGGGTCGAGGACGTACGGGCCGACCCGCCACTGTCCCTCGACGACCTGGCCGTGCTCGCCGAGTGGCTGGAGAACCCGCTCTTCGAGGCGTGTGTGGCGGGCTCCGCGGATGACCCGCCCGCCGCCGCGCGGCGACGGGCCCGTCCGGCCTGGCCGCGCGGCAGGGAGGGGCGCCGGCTCGCGGCGCAGGAGTACCGGGCCGCCCGGGAGGTGGGCGGCGACCCGGTCCTCGCGGTGATGCGCGCGACCGGGCACAGCCGGCGCAGGTCGCTCAGGCTGATCGGCCAGGCGCGCGACGAGGGCTTCTTGGCCCCGCGTCGCGCACGGCGCTGA
- a CDS encoding TetR/AcrR family transcriptional regulator, whose translation MSPRSASVNEELRKRSKERLLQSAVELVGERGYDATTLGDIADRAGSARGLVSYYFPGKRQLVQSAVHRLMHRTLEEALEREPHTSEGPERMARAIDAILGLARDRPVLMRQHMAGLLQAEVGFVPCPEQRRLAELLRDTVARHGSQDVDRDYPMLRALLMGAVFAALMPGAPMPVPLLRAELFERYRLEWERGVPPDAETPDGTRCDTDLSRFFSTGVPGRPAPTDRTGRTAQSK comes from the coding sequence ATGTCCCCGCGCAGCGCCTCGGTCAATGAAGAGTTGCGGAAGCGTTCGAAGGAGCGCCTCCTGCAGTCCGCGGTGGAGCTGGTGGGTGAGCGCGGGTACGACGCGACGACGCTGGGCGACATCGCCGACCGGGCGGGCTCGGCGCGCGGTCTGGTCTCGTACTACTTCCCCGGCAAGCGCCAACTGGTGCAGTCCGCCGTGCACCGGCTGATGCACCGCACGCTGGAGGAGGCGCTGGAGCGGGAGCCGCACACTTCCGAGGGGCCGGAGCGGATGGCGCGGGCCATCGACGCGATCCTGGGCCTCGCCCGGGACCGGCCGGTTCTCATGCGCCAGCACATGGCGGGCCTGCTCCAGGCCGAGGTGGGTTTCGTGCCCTGCCCGGAGCAGCGACGGCTCGCGGAGCTGCTGCGCGACACCGTGGCCCGGCACGGCTCGCAGGACGTCGACCGGGACTACCCGATGCTGCGCGCGCTGCTGATGGGCGCCGTCTTCGCCGCCCTGATGCCGGGGGCGCCGATGCCCGTGCCGCTGCTGCGCGCCGAGTTGTTCGAGCGCTACCGACTGGAGTGGGAACGGGGCGTCCCGCCGGACGCCGAGACGCCCGACGGGACGAGGTGCGACACGGATCTGTCACGGTTCTTCTCGACCGGAGTGCCCGGTCGGCCGGCCCCGACGGATCGGACCGGCCGGACGGCTCAGTCGAAGTAG
- a CDS encoding DUF305 domain-containing protein, which yields MPFSPALSRASLVTASLTALAVLGLGACDSGPDTGPAAAAGPSVIAPGEPGEGNRTLSAEDAAKQRADDDSPNSADVSYARMMIQHHAQALEMTELVPEQAESGRVEKLAARISAAQGPEIEAMRGWLENHGEKETGGGHDHASMPGMATKAQLEKLRAAKGEAFDQLFLKLMITHHEGAITMATDVKSQGNNVRIEEMADDVVAQQTSEISRMRGML from the coding sequence GTGCCCTTCAGCCCCGCACTGTCCCGAGCGTCGCTCGTCACGGCCTCACTGACCGCACTGGCCGTGCTCGGGCTCGGGGCCTGCGACTCCGGTCCGGACACCGGACCGGCTGCCGCGGCCGGGCCATCGGTCATCGCTCCGGGCGAGCCGGGCGAGGGGAACCGCACGCTCTCCGCCGAGGACGCCGCGAAGCAGCGCGCCGACGACGACTCCCCCAACTCGGCGGACGTCTCCTACGCGCGGATGATGATCCAGCACCATGCCCAGGCGCTGGAGATGACCGAACTCGTGCCGGAGCAGGCCGAGTCCGGCCGGGTCGAAAAGCTCGCCGCACGGATCTCCGCCGCGCAGGGGCCGGAGATCGAGGCGATGAGGGGCTGGCTCGAGAACCACGGCGAGAAGGAGACCGGCGGCGGCCACGACCACGCCTCGATGCCGGGGATGGCGACCAAGGCCCAGTTGGAGAAGCTGCGCGCGGCGAAGGGCGAGGCCTTCGACCAGCTCTTCCTCAAGCTGATGATCACTCACCACGAGGGCGCGATCACCATGGCCACGGACGTGAAGTCGCAGGGCAACAACGTGCGGATCGAGGAGATGGCCGATGACGTGGTGGCCCAGCAGACCAGCGAGATCTCGCGGATGCGCGGGATGCTCTGA
- a CDS encoding FAD-dependent oxidoreductase, producing MLRVAVVGSGPSGCYTAQSLVQLGRDVRVDVLDRLPCPYGLVRYGVAPDHEKIKSLQNTLRTVLEHERVRFLGGVPVGPGGVPSARLRELYHAVVYCVGAATDRRLGIPGEELPGSWSATEFVSWYSAHPDAVDDGFLRGARSAVVIGVGNVAVDVARMLVRGTAELSGTDMPQAALDALAAGRVADVHMVGRRGPSQARFTTKELRELGALPDTAVVVDPAELALDAGYRDPSGLPGAQRRNVEVLRDWAGRPAPDAARRIRPRFFLRPVELTADGDGRVGAVRFERTAPDGRGGVTGTGRYEEIEAQLVLRSVGYRGVPLEGLPFDAASGTVPHRAGRVLRGGVVAPGEYVAGWIKRGPTGVIGTNRPCAKETVTSLLADAAALTGRALPADPLPLLRAEGLEPVEWSGWRAIERAEADLGTSLGRHVVKLPDWESLLAAARTATT from the coding sequence GTGCTGCGTGTCGCCGTCGTCGGCTCGGGACCGAGCGGGTGCTACACCGCCCAGAGCCTCGTCCAGCTCGGCCGTGACGTGCGCGTGGACGTCCTGGACCGGCTGCCCTGCCCCTACGGGCTGGTGCGGTACGGAGTGGCGCCGGACCACGAGAAGATCAAGTCGCTGCAGAACACCCTGCGCACCGTCCTGGAGCACGAGCGGGTGCGGTTCCTCGGCGGCGTCCCGGTCGGCCCCGGGGGCGTGCCGTCGGCGCGGCTGCGCGAGCTGTACCACGCGGTGGTGTACTGCGTGGGCGCCGCCACCGACCGGCGGCTGGGCATCCCCGGCGAGGAACTGCCGGGAAGCTGGTCGGCGACCGAGTTCGTGTCCTGGTACAGCGCCCATCCGGACGCGGTGGACGACGGCTTCCTGCGCGGGGCGCGGTCCGCGGTCGTGATCGGGGTGGGCAACGTCGCCGTCGACGTGGCGCGGATGCTGGTGCGCGGCACCGCCGAGCTGAGCGGTACCGACATGCCTCAGGCGGCGCTCGACGCACTCGCCGCCGGGCGGGTGGCCGACGTGCACATGGTGGGCCGGCGGGGCCCTTCGCAGGCCCGCTTCACCACCAAGGAGCTGCGTGAGCTGGGCGCCCTGCCGGACACCGCCGTCGTGGTGGACCCGGCGGAGCTGGCGCTGGACGCCGGGTACCGGGATCCCTCCGGACTGCCCGGTGCGCAGCGCCGCAACGTGGAGGTGCTGCGCGACTGGGCAGGGCGGCCCGCGCCGGACGCCGCCCGGCGGATCCGGCCGCGCTTCTTCCTGCGCCCCGTGGAACTGACGGCGGACGGCGACGGCCGGGTGGGCGCCGTGCGCTTCGAGCGGACGGCGCCGGACGGGCGCGGCGGCGTGACGGGCACCGGGCGGTACGAGGAGATCGAGGCCCAACTGGTGCTGCGGTCGGTGGGCTACCGCGGGGTGCCGCTGGAGGGGCTGCCGTTCGACGCGGCGAGCGGCACGGTGCCGCATCGGGCGGGGCGCGTGCTGCGGGGCGGCGTGGTCGCCCCCGGGGAGTACGTGGCCGGCTGGATCAAGCGTGGCCCCACCGGCGTCATCGGCACCAACCGCCCCTGCGCGAAGGAGACGGTGACGTCCCTGCTGGCGGACGCCGCCGCGCTCACCGGACGGGCCCTTCCGGCGGACCCCCTCCCGCTCCTGCGCGCCGAGGGGCTCGAGCCGGTCGAGTGGTCCGGGTGGCGGGCCATCGAGCGGGCGGAGGCGGACCTCGGCACCTCGCTGGGGCGCCACGTGGTCAAGCTGCCCGACTGGGAGTCGCTGCTGGCGGCGGCACGGACGGCCACGACCTGA